A section of the Bradyrhizobium oligotrophicum S58 genome encodes:
- a CDS encoding LpxI family protein: MGAQAAENAPPIGLIAAGGVLPFAVADEIVARGRTPVLFALKGICDPKPLSRFRHHWIGLGQLGNALKLLKAEGCHDLMFIGNLVRPAVSEIRIDWGTLKELPYLWSAFRGGDDHLLVGVGRIFERHGFHMIGVKDVAPNLLVPMGQLTRSRPNDLVSGDIVKGLAVLRAMAPFDVGQAVVVIDGHVVALEDIEGTDGLLARVARLRTDRRIRAAAGRGVLVKAPKAGQDLRYDLPTIGPRTVEGLAAAGLAGVAVAAGLTLLADPQETVSAADRAGVFITGVTA; encoded by the coding sequence ATGGGCGCGCAGGCCGCCGAGAACGCTCCTCCGATCGGCCTGATCGCCGCGGGCGGCGTGCTGCCCTTCGCCGTCGCCGACGAGATCGTCGCACGCGGCCGGACGCCGGTGCTGTTCGCGCTGAAGGGCATCTGCGATCCGAAGCCACTGTCGCGTTTCCGGCATCACTGGATCGGCCTTGGCCAGCTCGGCAATGCCCTGAAGCTGCTGAAGGCCGAGGGCTGTCATGACCTCATGTTCATCGGCAATCTCGTCCGTCCGGCGGTGTCGGAGATCCGGATCGACTGGGGCACGCTGAAAGAGCTGCCGTATCTCTGGTCGGCGTTTCGCGGCGGCGACGATCATCTGCTGGTCGGCGTCGGCCGCATCTTCGAGCGCCACGGCTTCCATATGATCGGCGTCAAGGACGTCGCGCCCAATCTGCTCGTTCCCATGGGGCAGTTGACGCGGAGCCGGCCGAACGACCTGGTGAGCGGCGACATCGTCAAGGGGCTCGCCGTGCTGCGCGCGATGGCGCCGTTCGATGTCGGGCAGGCGGTCGTCGTGATCGACGGTCACGTCGTGGCGCTCGAGGACATCGAGGGCACCGACGGGCTGCTGGCCCGCGTGGCGCGCCTGCGCACCGATCGCCGCATCCGTGCGGCCGCCGGACGCGGCGTGCTGGTGAAGGCGCCGAAGGCCGGCCAGGATCTCCGCTACGACCTGCCGACCATCGGCCCCCGCACCGTCGAGGGCCTTGCTGCCGCAGGCCTCGCCGGCGTCGCCGTGGCCGCAGGCCTCACGCTGCTGGCCGATCCGCAGGAGACGGTGTCGGCCGCCGATCGTGCCGGTGTGTTCATCACGGGTGTCACTGCGTGA
- the lpxB gene encoding lipid-A-disaccharide synthase, whose translation MTPRPPAGPVIRRICLVATEESGDRLGASLMKVLRQRLGDGVAFSGVGGRGMTREGLVSMFPIEELSIVGFTAVLQQLPKILRLIRGTADAIVSAQPDVLVIIDSPDFTQRVAKKVHACDAAIPIVNYVAPTVWAWRPGRARAMRFYVDHVLGLLPFEPEAFRRLGGPPCTYVGHPLIEQLATLRPNAAEQQRRDAKPPVLLVLPGSRRSEVARHIAIFGETLARLRAQNVAFEAVVPTTPHLEAAVRAGVANWPVTPQIVTAEAEKRAAFRNAHAALAKSGTVTLELAISGVPMVTAYRVGALEAFILRRIVNVQSVILANLVIGENVIPEFLQEACTADNLAPALVDLLSDGPIRARQVEAFNRLDGIMSTGAASPSVRAADVVLATMRKGRQGS comes from the coding sequence GTGACGCCGCGGCCGCCGGCGGGTCCGGTCATCCGCAGGATCTGCCTCGTCGCGACCGAAGAGTCCGGTGACCGCCTCGGCGCCAGCCTGATGAAGGTGCTGCGACAGCGGCTGGGCGACGGCGTCGCGTTCTCCGGCGTCGGCGGCCGCGGCATGACGCGCGAGGGGCTCGTCTCGATGTTTCCGATCGAGGAGCTCTCGATCGTCGGCTTCACCGCGGTGCTCCAGCAGCTACCGAAGATCCTGCGCCTGATCCGCGGCACGGCGGACGCGATCGTGTCAGCTCAGCCGGACGTGCTCGTCATCATCGACAGCCCGGACTTCACCCAGCGGGTGGCGAAGAAGGTTCATGCCTGCGACGCCGCGATTCCGATCGTGAACTACGTCGCGCCGACCGTGTGGGCCTGGCGTCCCGGCCGTGCGCGGGCGATGCGCTTCTATGTCGATCACGTGCTGGGGTTGTTGCCGTTCGAGCCGGAGGCGTTTCGCAGGCTCGGCGGCCCGCCCTGCACCTATGTCGGCCATCCCCTGATCGAGCAGCTTGCAACGCTCCGGCCGAATGCGGCCGAGCAGCAGCGCCGTGATGCCAAGCCGCCGGTCCTTCTCGTGCTGCCGGGAAGCCGGCGCAGCGAGGTCGCGCGTCACATCGCCATCTTCGGTGAGACGCTGGCGCGGTTGCGGGCGCAAAACGTCGCGTTCGAGGCCGTGGTGCCCACCACGCCGCATCTCGAAGCCGCGGTGAGGGCAGGGGTGGCGAACTGGCCGGTGACACCGCAGATCGTCACCGCCGAGGCCGAGAAGCGGGCCGCCTTCAGGAACGCCCATGCCGCGCTCGCCAAGTCCGGCACGGTCACGCTGGAGCTTGCGATTTCCGGCGTGCCGATGGTCACCGCCTATCGCGTCGGCGCGCTCGAGGCCTTCATCCTGCGGCGGATCGTCAATGTGCAGTCCGTGATCCTCGCCAATCTCGTGATCGGCGAGAACGTCATTCCGGAATTTCTGCAGGAGGCCTGCACGGCCGACAATCTCGCGCCGGCGCTCGTCGATCTCTTGAGCGACGGCCCGATCCGCGCGCGTCAAGTCGAGGCATTCAACCGCCTCGACGGCATCATGTCCACCGGCGCGGCCTCCCCGAGCGTGCGCGCCGCCGACGTCGTACTGGCGACCATGCGCAAGGGACGGCAGGGGAGCTAA
- a CDS encoding dienelactone hydrolase family protein encodes MRLDAGMRPRASGTRALAQLPLRSAKHDTSMARLIPALRSACAAVMLVLCASATAACAAETAPQDLTVTAADALTTITLFPGRGEGKRPAVILLHGAQGIERFAAAYTRYAEALAAKGIDALLVSYYDAADIGPMRSADKHARESYFFAHLPKWSARIRDVVSFVARRESFSGKVGLLGFSNGGFLAVASAASDRRIDALVVFYAGIAGEDQAGPTRLPPLLALHGDADHNVPLSSGKALLDRAKALGNEANLVVYPGMGHGFDFDATRPESADALARTASFFLERLR; translated from the coding sequence TTGCGGTTGGATGCCGGGATGCGTCCACGTGCTTCGGGAACGAGAGCACTGGCGCAGCTTCCATTGCGTTCAGCCAAGCACGATACGAGCATGGCGAGACTGATCCCGGCACTGCGTTCGGCTTGCGCGGCAGTGATGCTCGTGTTGTGTGCAAGCGCGACCGCCGCGTGCGCCGCCGAAACTGCACCGCAGGATCTGACCGTCACGGCAGCCGACGCGCTCACGACGATCACGCTGTTTCCCGGCCGAGGCGAGGGAAAACGACCGGCCGTGATCCTTCTCCACGGCGCACAGGGGATCGAGCGGTTTGCCGCCGCGTATACCCGCTATGCCGAGGCGTTGGCCGCCAAGGGCATCGATGCGCTCCTCGTCTCCTACTATGACGCAGCCGACATCGGCCCGATGCGCTCGGCCGATAAGCACGCGCGGGAAAGCTATTTTTTCGCACACTTGCCGAAATGGTCGGCGCGAATCCGCGACGTGGTCTCCTTCGTCGCTCGACGCGAAAGCTTCTCGGGCAAGGTCGGGCTCCTCGGCTTTTCCAACGGCGGCTTCCTGGCGGTTGCCTCAGCCGCGTCAGATCGGCGGATCGACGCATTGGTCGTGTTCTACGCCGGGATTGCCGGCGAGGATCAGGCTGGCCCGACACGCCTGCCGCCGCTGCTCGCGCTGCACGGCGATGCCGATCACAACGTGCCGCTGTCATCCGGCAAAGCGCTGCTCGACAGGGCGAAGGCGCTCGGCAACGAGGCCAATCTGGTCGTCTATCCCGGCATGGGCCATGGCTTCGACTTCGATGCGACCCGGCCCGAGTCCGCGGACGCGCTGGCGCGAACGGCCAGCTTCTTCCTTGAACGGTTACGGTGA
- the gltA gene encoding citrate synthase: MDANSTSKTATLTVGNKNFDLPILSGTVGPDVIDIGKLYAQAGMFTYDPGFTSTGSCQSKITYIDGDAGVLEYRGYPIEQLAEKGDFLETCYLLLYGELPTKAQKLDFDHRVTHHTMVHEQMARFFQGFRRDAHPMAVMVASVGALAAFYHDSTDINDPKQRMIASMRMIAKIPTLAAMAYKYTIGQPFVYPKNALTFTENFLHMCFAVPCEEYKPNPVLADALDKIFILHADHEQNASTSTVRIAGSSGANPFACIAAGIACLWGPAHGGANEAALNMLAEIGTVDKIPEFIAKVKDKNSDVRLMGFGHRVYKNYDPRAKIMQKMCHAVLKETGHADDQMLKVALELEKIALSDPYFIDRKLYPNVDFYSGITLKAMGFPVSMFTVLFAVARTVGWISQWSEMIEDPQQKIGRPRQLYTGVATRNYVEMDKRG, from the coding sequence ATGGACGCAAACTCCACAAGCAAGACCGCGACCCTCACCGTCGGCAACAAGAATTTCGATCTTCCGATCCTGAGCGGCACGGTGGGCCCCGACGTCATCGACATCGGCAAGCTCTACGCCCAGGCCGGGATGTTCACCTATGACCCCGGCTTCACCTCGACCGGCAGCTGCCAGTCCAAGATCACCTACATCGACGGCGATGCCGGCGTCCTGGAATACCGCGGCTACCCGATCGAGCAGCTCGCCGAGAAGGGCGACTTCCTCGAGACCTGCTATCTCCTGCTGTATGGGGAGCTCCCGACCAAGGCCCAGAAGCTCGACTTCGACCATCGCGTGACCCATCACACGATGGTGCACGAGCAGATGGCCCGGTTCTTCCAGGGCTTCCGCCGTGACGCGCATCCGATGGCGGTCATGGTCGCTTCGGTCGGTGCGCTCGCCGCCTTCTATCACGACTCGACCGACATCAACGATCCGAAGCAGCGCATGATCGCTTCGATGCGGATGATCGCGAAGATCCCGACCTTGGCGGCGATGGCCTACAAATACACCATCGGCCAGCCCTTCGTTTATCCGAAGAACGCGCTCACCTTCACCGAGAACTTCCTGCACATGTGCTTCGCGGTGCCGTGCGAGGAGTACAAGCCGAACCCGGTGCTCGCCGACGCGCTCGACAAGATCTTCATCCTGCACGCCGACCACGAGCAGAACGCCTCGACCTCGACGGTGCGCATCGCCGGCTCCTCCGGCGCCAACCCGTTCGCCTGCATCGCCGCCGGCATCGCCTGCCTGTGGGGTCCGGCGCATGGCGGCGCCAACGAGGCCGCGCTCAACATGCTGGCCGAGATCGGCACCGTCGACAAGATTCCGGAATTCATCGCCAAGGTGAAGGACAAGAACAGCGACGTGCGCCTGATGGGCTTCGGCCATCGCGTCTACAAGAACTACGATCCGCGCGCCAAGATCATGCAGAAGATGTGTCACGCGGTGCTCAAGGAGACGGGCCACGCCGACGATCAGATGCTGAAGGTCGCGCTGGAGCTCGAGAAGATCGCGCTCAGCGATCCGTACTTCATCGACCGCAAGCTCTATCCGAACGTCGACTTCTACTCGGGCATCACCTTGAAGGCGATGGGCTTCCCGGTCTCGATGTTCACCGTGCTGTTCGCCGTCGCCCGCACCGTCGGCTGGATCAGCCAGTGGAGCGAGATGATCGAGGACCCGCAGCAGAAGATCGGCCGTCCGCGCCAGCTCTACACCGGCGTCGCGACCCGCAACTACGTCGAGATGGACAAGCGCGGCTGA
- the gltX gene encoding glutamate--tRNA ligase, producing MTSPIVTRFAPSPTGFLHIGGARTALFNWLYARGRGGKMLLRIEDTDRERSTTAAIEAILDGLKWLGLDWDGDVIYQYSRASRHREVAEQLLASGMAYRCYATAEELTAMREKARAEGRTRLYDGLWRDRDPKEAPDGVKPTIRLRAPQTGETVIEDQVQGRVVWQNENLDDLVLLRGDGNPTYMLAVVVDDHDMGVTHVIRGDDHLINAARQKQIYDALGWTVPSMSHIPLIHGPDGSKLSKRHGALGVDAYRAMGYLPSALRNYLVRLGWSHGDQEIFSTEEMIKAFDLPAIGRSAARFDFAKLENLNGHYIRHADDAALVRQFEDVLNYVPNGAALKAKLNDATRAQLTQAMPSLKERAKTLLELIDGAAFIFADRPLPIDAKAAALLTPDSRALIGRLHEALVAVEAWSGPATEAALRAFAEANNLKLGAVAQPLRAALTGRTTSPGIFDVLAILGRDESLGRLKDQTTS from the coding sequence ATGACCTCTCCGATCGTCACGCGCTTTGCCCCCTCCCCGACCGGCTTCCTCCACATCGGAGGCGCCCGGACCGCCCTGTTCAACTGGCTCTATGCGCGCGGCCGCGGCGGCAAGATGCTGCTCAGAATCGAGGACACCGATCGCGAGCGGTCGACGACGGCGGCGATCGAGGCCATCCTCGACGGCCTGAAATGGCTGGGCCTCGATTGGGACGGCGACGTCATCTACCAATATAGCCGCGCGTCACGGCATCGCGAGGTCGCCGAGCAGCTGCTCGCCAGCGGCATGGCCTATCGCTGCTACGCTACGGCCGAGGAATTGACGGCCATGCGCGAGAAGGCGCGCGCGGAAGGCCGCACCCGGCTCTATGACGGCCTGTGGCGCGACCGCGATCCGAAGGAGGCGCCTGACGGCGTCAAGCCGACGATCCGGCTGCGCGCGCCGCAGACCGGCGAGACCGTGATCGAGGACCAGGTGCAGGGCCGCGTGGTCTGGCAGAACGAGAACCTCGACGACCTCGTGCTGCTGCGAGGCGATGGCAATCCGACCTACATGCTGGCGGTGGTCGTCGACGACCACGACATGGGCGTGACCCATGTCATTCGCGGCGACGACCATCTGATCAACGCCGCGCGCCAGAAGCAGATCTACGATGCGCTGGGCTGGACGGTGCCGTCGATGTCGCACATCCCGTTGATTCACGGGCCTGACGGCTCGAAGCTGTCGAAGCGCCATGGCGCGCTCGGTGTCGATGCCTACCGCGCCATGGGATATCTGCCGTCGGCACTGCGAAATTACCTGGTGCGGCTCGGCTGGAGCCACGGCGACCAGGAGATCTTCTCGACCGAGGAAATGATCAAAGCCTTCGACCTGCCCGCGATCGGCCGCTCGGCGGCCCGCTTCGATTTCGCCAAGCTCGAGAACCTCAACGGCCACTACATCCGCCACGCCGACGACGCGGCGCTGGTGCGCCAGTTCGAGGACGTGCTGAATTACGTGCCGAATGGCGCGGCGTTGAAGGCCAAGCTCAACGACGCCACGCGCGCGCAGCTCACCCAGGCGATGCCGAGCCTCAAGGAGCGCGCCAAGACGCTGTTGGAGCTGATCGACGGCGCCGCCTTCATCTTCGCCGACCGGCCGCTCCCGATCGACGCCAAGGCAGCCGCACTATTGACGCCCGACAGCCGCGCACTGATCGGGCGGCTGCACGAGGCGCTGGTCGCGGTCGAGGCATGGAGCGGACCGGCCACGGAAGCCGCGCTGCGTGCGTTTGCCGAAGCCAACAATCTCAAGCTGGGTGCGGTGGCGCAGCCGCTGCGCGCGGCGCTCACCGGCCGGACCACCTCGCCTGGCATTTTCGACGTCCTGGCCATTCTGGGGCGTGATGAATCTTTAGGCCGCCTCAAGGATCAGACCACCTCATAA
- a CDS encoding glutamine--tRNA ligase/YqeY domain fusion protein, protein MTTNDTAATAEAGRDFIRDIVQADLDSGRHTTVVTRFPPEPNGYLHIGHAKSIGLNFGIAQEFGGRCNLRFDDTNPAKEEQEYIDSIQADVRWLGYDWGDNLFFASDYFERLYDWAEGLIKAGLAYVDDQTQEEIRLARGTLTEPGKNSPFRDRSVEENLDLFRRMKAGEFGNGARVLRAKIDMAAGNINLRDPVLYRILHAHHPRTGDAWKIYPSYDYAHGQSDAIEGITHSICTLEFEDHRPLYDWFLDKLPVPSHPHQYEFARLNLTYTLLSKRVLTRLVQDGHVSGWNDPRMPTIAGLKRRGVPPAAVREFIKRIGIAKANSIVDVGMLEFCIREELNRTSQRRMAVLRPLKVVIENYPEGQVEQLEAINHPDDPSAGTRKIAFGRELYIEQDDFMENPPKKFFRLSPGNEVRLRYAYFIKCREVIKNDVGEIVELRCTYDPATKGGNAPDGRKVKATMHWLQAAQSLKAEIRIYNQLFANPSPNAADFTADLNPNSLEVLTDARIEPAIAESNSDAPMQFERQGYFVRDPDSTPDKLVFNRTIGLRDTFAKEVAKG, encoded by the coding sequence ATGACCACGAACGACACGGCGGCGACGGCAGAGGCGGGGCGCGACTTCATCCGCGACATCGTCCAGGCCGATCTCGACAGCGGCAGGCACACGACCGTCGTCACCCGGTTCCCGCCGGAGCCGAACGGCTATCTGCATATCGGCCATGCCAAGTCGATCGGTCTCAACTTCGGGATCGCCCAGGAGTTCGGCGGCCGCTGCAACCTTCGCTTCGACGACACCAATCCGGCCAAGGAAGAGCAGGAATACATCGATTCCATCCAGGCCGACGTGCGCTGGCTCGGCTATGACTGGGGCGACAACCTGTTCTTCGCCTCGGACTATTTCGAGCGGCTGTACGATTGGGCGGAAGGCCTGATCAAGGCCGGGCTCGCTTATGTCGACGACCAGACGCAGGAGGAGATCCGGCTGGCTCGCGGCACCTTGACCGAGCCCGGCAAGAACAGCCCGTTCCGCGACCGCTCTGTGGAGGAGAATCTCGACCTGTTCCGGCGCATGAAGGCCGGCGAATTCGGCAACGGCGCGCGCGTGCTGCGGGCGAAGATCGATATGGCAGCCGGCAACATCAACCTGCGCGATCCCGTGCTGTACCGGATCCTGCACGCCCATCACCCGCGCACTGGCGATGCCTGGAAGATCTATCCGAGCTATGATTACGCGCATGGCCAGTCGGATGCGATCGAAGGCATCACCCATTCGATCTGCACGCTGGAATTCGAGGACCATCGGCCGCTCTACGACTGGTTCCTGGACAAGCTGCCGGTGCCGTCGCATCCGCACCAGTACGAATTCGCGCGCCTCAATCTGACCTACACGCTGCTGTCCAAGCGCGTGCTGACGCGTCTCGTGCAGGATGGTCACGTCTCCGGCTGGAACGATCCGCGCATGCCGACCATCGCGGGGTTGAAGCGGCGCGGCGTGCCGCCGGCGGCGGTGCGCGAGTTCATCAAGCGCATCGGCATCGCCAAGGCCAACAGCATCGTCGACGTCGGCATGCTCGAATTCTGCATTCGCGAGGAGCTGAACCGCACGTCGCAGCGCCGCATGGCGGTGTTGCGTCCGCTGAAGGTGGTGATCGAGAACTATCCGGAAGGCCAGGTCGAGCAGCTCGAGGCGATCAACCATCCGGATGATCCGTCCGCCGGCACGCGCAAAATCGCGTTCGGCCGCGAGCTCTATATCGAGCAGGACGACTTCATGGAGAACCCGCCGAAGAAGTTCTTCCGCCTGTCGCCCGGCAACGAGGTGCGGCTGCGCTACGCCTATTTCATCAAGTGCCGCGAGGTCATCAAGAACGATGTCGGCGAGATCGTCGAGCTTCGCTGCACCTATGATCCGGCGACCAAGGGCGGCAACGCGCCGGATGGACGCAAGGTCAAGGCGACGATGCACTGGCTGCAGGCGGCGCAGTCACTGAAAGCCGAAATCCGGATCTACAATCAGCTGTTCGCCAATCCGAGCCCGAACGCGGCCGACTTCACCGCCGATCTCAATCCGAACTCGCTGGAGGTGCTGACCGACGCGCGGATCGAGCCGGCGATCGCCGAGAGCAACTCGGACGCGCCGATGCAGTTCGAGCGCCAGGGCTACTTCGTCCGCGATCCGGATTCGACGCCGGACAAGCTCGTGTTCAACCGCACCATAGGCCTGCGCGACACGTTCGCGAAGGAGGTCGCGAAGGGATGA